TCACGCTGCTCATCGCCGTCGGCCTGTCGCTGCTCGCCGTCGCGACGGCGGCCAGCTTGCCTTGGCTTTATGCGGCCAGCTTCGCCGTCGGCGTCACGACGGTCGCCCCGCAGATGATCATTCCGCTTGCCGCGCAGATGGCCGCCCCGGAGGAACGGGGGAAGGTAATCGGCAATATCATGAGCGGGCTCCTGATCGGTATTTTGCTGGCCCGCACGCTGGCCGGGTTTGTCGGCGACTGGCTGGACTGGCGCGCCATGTACCTGCTGGCGGCGGTGATGATGGCCGTGCTGGCGGCCGTTCTGCGGAAAATGCTGCCCGCAAGCTATCCGGACAAGACGATGACATACGGCAAGCTCATGAAATCGCTCGGCTCCCTGATCGCCGGGCAGCGGACGCTTCGCGAAGCGTCGCTGATCGGCGCGCTGATGTTCGGCTCGTTCAGCGTATTTTGGACGGCGCTGACGTTCTACCTGGAAGGGCCGAATTACGGCTACGGCAGCGAGGTCGCCGGTTTGTTCGGGCTGGTCGGCGTCGTCGGAGCCGGCGCCGCTTCCTTGATCGGCCGGGCCAGCGACCGGGTCGATCCGAAATGGATGGTCGGCTTTGCGATCCTAACCGGATTGTTGTCCTTCTGCTCGTTCAGGCTGTTCGGGAGCGCGCTGTGGGGACTAATTATCGGCGTTATTTTGCTCGACCTCGGCGTTCAAGGCGGACAGGTGTCGAACCAGACCCGGATTTATGCCCTGCTGCCGGACGCCAGAAGCCGGCTCAACACGGTATACATGGTCACGTCGTTCGTCGGGGGCTCGCTCGGTTCGAGCTTCGGCACCTTCGCTTGGAGCCTGTGGGGCTGGCCGGGCGTATGCGCGGTCGGGGGAAGCCTGACGATTTTGGCATTTTTGGTTTGGCTGGTTCACCGGATCGTCCGGTAAACGAGTGAAATCCGCACTTTCGCTAAATTTGAATATTTTTTGGCCAAAAATTGAACAACTGATGAACAAATCCCGTATTGTGTGGTATACTAATGACAATGAAAGCATTTGCATACGATACGGGAGTGATGCATATGACAACCAAAACGGCGACCATCAGCCAAGCCTCCCAGAAGGAGCCGAACGTGACCCGGCTCGTTCACTTGATGACGGCTACGGCATGGACCCTGCTTGGCATCGGTCTGATCCTGAGTCTGCTCCATTTGAATCAATTTAATGATCATAACCGGACGCTGATGGTCGGAATCGGATTTATGGTCGCCAGCGTACATGTTTACTTCATTCGCACCGCCATTCATCTCGTCCATACCCGTGCGCAGTCCTCGGGCGGAGACGAATAACCGGTTCGAAAGCAGCCCTTCAAGAGCGATCTTGGAGGGCTTTTTTCTTGATTCCGTCGAAAAGGTTAGCTTTTCCGGCTTGCTGCCGATTTATAGTTTAGGAGCTTTGTTAAACCTTACTATTGATTTATGAAAATCGCCTTATCGAAGGCGATTAAACATACTTTTACGGTGTTTATTACATTTTACAATTTCGTTATTTAAAGGAAAAATCACGTCAATATCCGCACCATAATCAGCGATCAATTCTCTGCACATTCCGCAAGGTGAAACGACTTTTATTTCTCGATCCTCGTCTTCAGGGTCGGGATGGCACACGGCAACGATCGTTTCAAAATCATGCTCTCCTTCCGGTAACTGCTTTGCCAATCGCGATAGCTTCAGCACAAACCGAAATTCTTCCGACATTCGCCTCTAGATGAACCGCAGGAACGATGGTTCCATTTCTGGTTCTAAGAGCAGCCCCAACAACGTGCCGATGGTAATTACCGCTTGCCGGTTCCGAATGTAAATCGGACATGCCTGGGAAGAATCCGCCTCCAATCCGACTTCTTGTCGGATCGGTGACTAAAGTTTGGCGGAAAAAAGACGATCCCTTGACGTATTTGTTAAAGCCCCTGTAGATTCGGCATCGTTCTGCTAAGGTAAAGGTAAGGAAATCCGCGCAAGGCTCATGTTGGATATCGACGAGGACATCAGGGCATGCAGGCAAGGGAGAGGATGACATGCGACGAACGAAAAAATGGCACCGGGCGGCGGTTACGGCCGTGCTGGTGCTGACGGCGGCTTTGCTTTCGGGCTGCGGTGAACAATTGATTGTCATGAACCCGAAAGGGCCGATCGGCGAAAGCCAGAAGGATTTGATTTTGATCGCCTCGGCGCTGTGCGCCGTCGTGCTGATTCCGGTGCTCGGGCTGACCGCTTTTATCGTTTGGCGGTACCGCGACCGGAAAGGAACGAAGGCTTCCTACCGGCCGAACTGGTCGCACAGCACCGTCATGGAGACGGTCTGGTGGGGCATTCCGATCGTCATTATCGCCGTACTTGCCGTCGTAACGGCGAAATACACGTATGCGCTCGAGCCGTCGAAGCCGATCGCATCGCAGCAGAAGGCGATCACGATACAGGCATCCTCCCTGGACTGGAAATGGCTGTTCACTTATCCGGATCAGGGCATCGCGTCCGTGAACGTGCTCCATATCCCGGTCGGCGTTCCGGTCCGGTTCGAGCTGACGAGCGACGGTCCAATGAACTCCTTCTGGATTCCGCAGCTCGGCGGCCAGATGTATACGATGTCCGGCATGGCGATGACGCTGTATTTGCAGGCGGACGAAGCGGGCGTCTACTTCGGATCCGGCGCCAACTTCAGCGGCGAGCATTTCGCGGACATGAAATTTAATGTGGACGCGACATCCCAGACCGATTTCAACCGGTGGGTGAACGAAGTGAAGCGGACCTCGCCGGCACTGACCGAAGCGGGCTTCGAGCAGCTTTCCAAGCCTGGCACGACGCAGCCGCTCGTGTACTCGTCCTTCCCCGACGGATTATTCTCGAAGATCGTTTCGAAATACGCCGCGGGCCACAGCCACGGGCAGTCGGAGCCGGGAATGAAGGGCATGAACGGCATGGA
This genomic window from Paenibacillus humicola contains:
- a CDS encoding MFS transporter — translated: MAGNPLAYPLETTRRTALSRGLVLLMAVSCGISVANLYYSQPLLADIARTFHTSARDIGFVSMLTQIGYAVGMLLFIPLGDTKERRGLIVTLLIAVGLSLLAVATAASLPWLYAASFAVGVTTVAPQMIIPLAAQMAAPEERGKVIGNIMSGLLIGILLARTLAGFVGDWLDWRAMYLLAAVMMAVLAAVLRKMLPASYPDKTMTYGKLMKSLGSLIAGQRTLREASLIGALMFGSFSVFWTALTFYLEGPNYGYGSEVAGLFGLVGVVGAGAASLIGRASDRVDPKWMVGFAILTGLLSFCSFRLFGSALWGLIIGVILLDLGVQGGQVSNQTRIYALLPDARSRLNTVYMVTSFVGGSLGSSFGTFAWSLWGWPGVCAVGGSLTILAFLVWLVHRIVR
- the cyoA gene encoding ubiquinol oxidase subunit II; translation: MRRTKKWHRAAVTAVLVLTAALLSGCGEQLIVMNPKGPIGESQKDLILIASALCAVVLIPVLGLTAFIVWRYRDRKGTKASYRPNWSHSTVMETVWWGIPIVIIAVLAVVTAKYTYALEPSKPIASQQKAITIQASSLDWKWLFTYPDQGIASVNVLHIPVGVPVRFELTSDGPMNSFWIPQLGGQMYTMSGMAMTLYLQADEAGVYFGSGANFSGEHFADMKFNVDATSQTDFNRWVNEVKRTSPALTEAGFEQLSKPGTTQPLVYSSFPDGLFSKIVSKYAAGHSHGQSEPGMKGMNGMDGGSGTDMKDMDMKDMDMGGMDMSSHQMNGRQAEAGTSGHASH